One genomic window of Cellulophaga sp. Hel_I_12 includes the following:
- a CDS encoding helix-turn-helix domain-containing protein — MDTILILDRLDRLEKLFIGQKEILTFDEACDYTGISRSYLYKLTAKGKIPHSKPNGKLLFFEKTKLVEWLLQNKR; from the coding sequence ATGGACACAATTTTAATACTAGATCGCCTAGATCGTTTAGAAAAATTATTCATAGGTCAGAAAGAAATTTTGACTTTTGATGAAGCCTGTGACTATACAGGAATTTCAAGAAGCTACTTGTATAAGCTTACAGCTAAGGGCAAAATACCACACTCCAAACCTAATGGAAAATTGTTGTTTTTTGAGAAAACAAAATTGGTGGAATGGTTGCTTCAAAACAAAAGGTAA